The Brevibacillus brevis genome contains a region encoding:
- the spoVS gene encoding stage V sporulation protein SpoVS, translating into MEVLKVSAKSNPNSVAGALAGVLRERGAAEIQAIGAGALNQAVKAVAIARGFVAPSGVDLICIPAFTDIVIDGEERTAIKLIVEPR; encoded by the coding sequence ATGGAAGTATTAAAAGTTTCAGCAAAGTCTAACCCCAATTCCGTTGCTGGTGCCCTTGCCGGAGTTCTTCGTGAACGAGGAGCGGCTGAGATCCAAGCCATTGGCGCTGGGGCGCTTAATCAAGCTGTGAAGGCAGTAGCAATCGCACGAGGGTTCGTAGCGCCGAGTGGAGTTGACCTCATTTGTATTCCAGCCTTTACCGACATCGTGATTGATGGAGAAGAACGAACTGCAATCAAATTAATCGTAGAACCCAGATGA